In Marmota flaviventris isolate mMarFla1 chromosome 15, mMarFla1.hap1, whole genome shotgun sequence, a single window of DNA contains:
- the Fabp12 gene encoding fatty acid-binding protein 12: MVDQLQGKWKSISCENFEKYMKEMGIGRANRKLGRLAKPTVTISTNGDVITIKTKSIFRNNKISFKLGEEFEETTPGGHKTKSTVTLDNDTLVQVQDWNGKETTIRRKLVDGKMVVESAVNNVICTRTYERV, translated from the exons ATGGTGGATCAGCTCCAAGGGAAATGGAAATCGATTTCTTGTGAAAATTTCGAAAAATATATGAAGGAAATGG GAATAGGAAGAGCCAACCGGAAACTGGGTCGTTTGGCAAAACCCACTGTGACCATCAGTACAAACGGAGATGTGATCACCATAAAAACCAAAAGCATCTTTAGGAATAATAAGATCTCCTTCAAACTGGGAGAAGAATTTGAAGAAACCACACCAGGTGGCCATAAAACCAAG AGTACCGTGACCTTAGATAATGACACCTTAGTCCAAGTTCAGGACTGGAATGGCAAGGAAACCACCATTCGGAGGAAGCTGGTAGATGGCAAAATGGTGGTG GAAAGTGCCGTGAACAATGTCATCTGCACACGGACATATGAGAGAGTGTAA